The Parachlamydia acanthamoebae genome has a window encoding:
- a CDS encoding ArnT family glycosyltransferase, whose product MSEKKTIILLISLLLLKAACMVWVISTGEIGLGPDEAQYWTWSQALDWGYYSKPPGIAWQIWSGTQFFGNTELGVRFASILSGVILPLLVYGLARACALLPRTAFWAALIMALTPLGVMGSLLAITDVGMMIFWTAACIVIVRALERHAEPSYVLIGTCIFLGALFKWPIYFLWIWILLGWYFFSNLRSKHLLGGMLISLLGLLPSLAWNTSHRWATFHHVFSTVQGAENRALFQGNVLDFIGAQAVLISPLLFIFLISALVYSFRHPLKPSLFFCAFSSFVTLAIFCAYALLKKMQGNWCIFIYPTLIVYLSWYLCEKVTWGKKALVVSLALSVVLAGVGLSIPFLQSHNIANLHIPYKASPFKHNVGWKRMQVALDQQGYHAHEHFLFGDRYQMSSLLSFYNTGQKRAYFFNLDGIRKNQFSFWPDMSHEQVGKTGFFAHVENIPFHEGEEIAFHEKLSPYFEHVEFLGAFPIFEAYNQPVKRLLLFKCSVFLGKQPSEGAGW is encoded by the coding sequence TTGAGCGAAAAAAAAACGATTATTCTACTCATTTCTCTTTTGCTGCTGAAGGCTGCTTGCATGGTTTGGGTTATTTCCACCGGCGAAATTGGTTTAGGACCCGACGAAGCGCAATATTGGACATGGAGTCAAGCTCTCGATTGGGGTTACTATAGCAAGCCTCCTGGCATTGCTTGGCAAATATGGAGTGGAACGCAGTTTTTTGGAAATACAGAACTTGGTGTTCGTTTTGCCTCCATTCTTTCTGGCGTGATTTTGCCTTTGCTGGTCTACGGATTGGCGAGAGCATGTGCTTTACTCCCTCGTACGGCTTTTTGGGCCGCTCTTATCATGGCATTGACTCCTTTAGGTGTGATGGGATCGCTTTTAGCGATTACAGATGTGGGTATGATGATTTTTTGGACGGCCGCCTGCATTGTGATTGTACGGGCACTCGAGCGCCATGCAGAACCCTCTTATGTGCTCATTGGAACATGCATTTTTCTGGGGGCCTTATTCAAATGGCCAATTTATTTCTTATGGATTTGGATCTTATTGGGCTGGTACTTTTTTTCCAATTTGAGAAGTAAGCATCTATTGGGTGGTATGCTCATTTCGTTACTGGGGCTATTGCCTAGTTTGGCGTGGAATACATCTCATCGTTGGGCAACATTTCATCACGTTTTCTCAACCGTTCAAGGAGCGGAAAATCGTGCCTTATTCCAAGGAAACGTTTTAGATTTTATTGGTGCACAGGCAGTCTTGATCTCTCCTCTGCTTTTTATCTTTTTGATATCTGCGTTGGTATACAGCTTCAGACATCCTTTAAAGCCTTCTCTTTTCTTTTGTGCATTTTCTAGCTTTGTAACTCTGGCCATTTTTTGCGCATATGCACTTTTAAAAAAAATGCAAGGAAACTGGTGTATCTTCATTTATCCCACATTGATCGTTTATCTAAGCTGGTATTTATGTGAGAAGGTAACGTGGGGCAAAAAAGCGCTAGTTGTTTCTTTAGCTTTATCGGTGGTTTTAGCTGGAGTGGGTTTGAGCATTCCTTTTCTGCAATCACACAATATTGCTAACCTCCACATCCCTTATAAGGCAAGTCCTTTTAAACATAATGTTGGCTGGAAGCGGATGCAAGTAGCTTTGGATCAACAAGGCTACCATGCGCATGAACATTTTCTATTTGGTGATCGGTATCAAATGAGCAGCCTCTTGAGTTTTTATAATACAGGACAGAAACGGGCATACTTTTTTAATTTGGATGGAATTCGGAAAAATCAATTTTCGTTTTGGCCTGATATGTCTCATGAGCAAGTGGGGAAGACCGGCTTTTTTGCCCATGTAGAAAATATTCCCTTTCACGAAGGTGAAGAGATCGCTTTCCACGAAAAACTTTCACCCTATTTTGAACATGTGGAATTTCTGGGCGCATTTCCTATTTTTGAGGCCTACAATCAACCTGTCAAGCGATTGCTATTGTTTAAGTGTTCGGTTTTTCTGGGGAAGCAGCCAAGCGAAGGAGCTGGATGGTGA
- the uvrB gene encoding excinuclease ABC subunit UvrB, translating into MSGNFQLESHFPPGGDQPQAIEKIVQGITEGKKSQVLLGITGSGKTYTMANVVAQVQRPTLVIAHNKTLAAQLYQEFKSFFPHNAIEYFVSYYDYYQPEAYIARTDTYIEKDMAINDRIDKMRLSATRSLLERRDVLIVASVSCIYGLGTPEYYRGMNLTLATGQNRRRDDILLHLVEMQYTRNDYDFSRATFRVRGDVLEIFPAYEEDLSIRVEFFGDDIERISEIDPLTGKVRQRIQQITIYPSSHHVTPEEVRWHALETIKVELAERMEFFEKNNLLIERQRIQQRTQHDMEMIREIGFCKGIENYSRHFSQRQPGDPPPCLIDYFPSDFLLIIDESHQTLPQMRAMYNGDKARKAALVDFGFRLPSAYDNRPLKFEESYSHFHQVVYVSATPAEWEVAEAEGEIVEQVIRPTGLLDPIIEVRPADGQVDDSLAEIRTHVEKGGRVLVTTLTKRLAEELTTYLTELDVKAKYLHSDIDTLERSQIIQDLRAGTFDVLVGINLLREGLDIPEVSLVAILDADKEGFLRSETSLIQTCGRAARNSEGRVIMYANKITKAIRHTLDITESRRAMQHEYNLEHGITPRTVKREISPLVEPDIIYEDQTEVKAHLKVAEGHHDYLTLDEIRLKVRENENLMKKAAKEMQFEDAAHFRDLMKHYQQLELGLS; encoded by the coding sequence GTGAGCGGAAATTTTCAGTTAGAATCACATTTTCCTCCTGGCGGAGATCAACCTCAAGCAATTGAAAAAATTGTGCAAGGGATCACTGAGGGAAAAAAATCTCAAGTTCTTTTAGGGATTACAGGCTCTGGTAAAACATATACCATGGCGAATGTGGTTGCCCAAGTGCAACGCCCTACACTAGTGATTGCGCACAATAAAACCTTGGCTGCACAACTTTATCAAGAATTTAAGTCTTTTTTTCCTCATAACGCCATCGAATACTTTGTTTCTTACTACGATTACTACCAGCCCGAAGCCTATATTGCCCGTACCGATACGTACATTGAAAAGGACATGGCCATCAATGATCGGATCGATAAAATGCGTCTCAGTGCAACACGTTCATTGCTCGAGCGCCGCGATGTGTTGATTGTCGCCTCCGTTTCTTGCATTTACGGTTTAGGTACACCAGAATACTACCGTGGGATGAATCTAACGCTTGCCACAGGTCAAAATCGTCGACGCGACGACATTCTCCTTCATCTTGTGGAAATGCAATATACACGCAATGACTATGATTTTTCTCGTGCAACATTTCGCGTGAGAGGTGATGTTCTAGAAATTTTCCCTGCTTATGAAGAAGATTTATCGATTCGGGTGGAATTCTTTGGAGACGATATCGAAAGAATTAGTGAAATAGATCCTCTCACAGGCAAAGTCAGACAGCGTATCCAACAAATCACCATTTATCCGAGTTCTCACCACGTCACACCTGAAGAAGTGCGTTGGCATGCTTTAGAAACGATTAAAGTTGAACTAGCTGAGCGAATGGAATTTTTCGAGAAAAATAATCTCCTTATCGAACGGCAAAGAATTCAGCAACGTACACAACACGATATGGAAATGATCCGTGAAATTGGATTTTGTAAAGGAATCGAAAACTATTCACGTCACTTCAGTCAGCGTCAGCCGGGTGATCCGCCACCATGCCTCATAGACTATTTCCCCTCCGATTTTTTGCTGATTATCGATGAATCACACCAAACGCTGCCTCAAATGCGTGCAATGTACAATGGAGATAAAGCGCGTAAAGCTGCGCTTGTCGATTTTGGCTTTCGTCTCCCCTCAGCATATGACAACCGTCCTCTCAAATTTGAAGAAAGCTATTCACATTTCCACCAGGTTGTATATGTTTCTGCAACGCCTGCTGAGTGGGAAGTGGCAGAGGCCGAGGGTGAAATTGTTGAGCAAGTCATTCGGCCCACAGGTCTTCTAGACCCAATTATCGAGGTTAGACCTGCTGATGGGCAAGTGGATGATAGCTTAGCAGAAATCCGAACACATGTCGAAAAGGGAGGACGCGTGCTTGTCACCACGCTAACGAAGCGCCTAGCGGAAGAACTGACGACTTATCTGACAGAACTCGACGTGAAAGCCAAATACCTTCACTCAGACATCGATACACTCGAACGCTCTCAGATCATCCAAGATCTTCGTGCGGGGACATTTGATGTACTCGTTGGAATCAACCTGTTGCGTGAAGGATTGGACATCCCCGAGGTTTCCCTCGTTGCTATTTTAGATGCGGACAAAGAAGGTTTTTTACGTAGTGAGACTTCGCTTATCCAAACGTGTGGCCGTGCTGCGCGTAATTCTGAGGGACGGGTCATCATGTACGCAAATAAAATCACCAAGGCCATTCGTCATACACTAGACATTACAGAATCCAGACGAGCCATGCAGCATGAATATAATCTAGAACATGGCATCACTCCCCGAACAGTTAAACGGGAAATCTCACCTTTAGTTGAGCCAGATATTATTTACGAAGATCAAACAGAGGTCAAAGCCCATCTGAAAGTCGCAGAAGGTCATCACGACTACCTCACACTCGATGAAATCCGTTTAAAAGTACGTGAAAATGAAAACTTAATGAAAAAAGCAGCAAAAGAGATGCAATTTGAAGATGCCGCACACTTTCGTGACCTCATGAAACACTATCAACAACTAGAACTAGGGCTATCTTAA
- a CDS encoding glycosyltransferase family protein, giving the protein MNSQYSVLDHFTIQMHDALTRLGIHCRLLKIQHENPKAFYEELARDLPECTLCFNGLTSSSGEFLADFLKIPHIACLVDSPHYFLDLAKSTHSVLTCPDRFEANFFAPLFKNPIFFMPHAVEKSLLLEAPDEEKTYPVLMLASAISYKARKTRWHTRYPPHIVKTLKDAAHITLNDQTTSFIKAFAIAHEEHAKLNPNASFEGANSIALLTELEKYVKGEDRVKLIKGVKDAEVHVFGSADGQFDWDACLQGTPENVILHSEVPFPEAINLMKRAKILLNSTPFMKSGAHERIFSGIACGALVITAENNYLKQFFKDDESIVFYRHGHWDEINEKVNYYLSHEEERRRIVEKGRAITLNHHTWDHRAKELMSHFPKA; this is encoded by the coding sequence ATGAATAGTCAGTATAGTGTTTTAGATCACTTTACTATTCAAATGCATGACGCCTTAACAAGACTAGGCATCCATTGCCGGCTTTTGAAAATTCAGCACGAAAATCCGAAGGCTTTTTACGAAGAGCTCGCGCGAGATTTGCCTGAATGCACGCTCTGCTTCAACGGCCTAACCTCTAGCAGTGGGGAATTCTTAGCCGACTTTTTAAAGATTCCGCATATTGCCTGCCTCGTCGATTCGCCTCATTATTTTTTGGACCTCGCAAAAAGTACACACAGCGTCTTAACCTGTCCCGATAGATTTGAGGCCAATTTTTTTGCACCACTCTTTAAAAATCCGATTTTTTTTATGCCACACGCTGTGGAAAAAAGCCTGTTGTTGGAAGCACCCGATGAGGAAAAGACTTATCCCGTTTTAATGCTGGCCTCCGCAATTAGTTACAAGGCAAGAAAAACACGTTGGCATACGCGTTATCCACCCCACATCGTCAAAACGCTGAAAGATGCCGCTCATATTACCTTGAACGATCAAACGACGTCATTTATCAAAGCTTTTGCTATTGCCCATGAAGAGCATGCTAAACTGAATCCTAATGCTAGTTTCGAGGGTGCGAATTCGATTGCCTTATTAACTGAGCTGGAAAAGTATGTGAAAGGAGAAGATCGCGTCAAGCTAATCAAAGGTGTTAAAGATGCCGAAGTGCATGTCTTTGGATCTGCAGATGGGCAATTTGATTGGGATGCTTGCTTACAAGGAACACCTGAAAATGTGATCCTTCACTCAGAAGTCCCATTTCCAGAAGCCATTAATCTCATGAAACGCGCGAAAATTTTGCTGAATAGCACACCCTTCATGAAAAGTGGTGCACATGAACGGATCTTTTCAGGGATAGCCTGTGGAGCTTTAGTCATTACAGCTGAGAACAACTATCTAAAACAATTTTTCAAGGACGATGAAAGCATTGTCTTTTATCGACATGGCCATTGGGACGAAATCAACGAAAAGGTCAATTACTACCTCTCACATGAAGAAGAACGACGACGCATTGTGGAAAAAGGACGTGCAATCACCTTGAATCACCACACATGGGACCATCGAGCCAAAGAGCTCATGTCTCACTTCCCTAAAGCTTAG
- the cyoD gene encoding cytochrome o ubiquinol oxidase subunit IV — protein MHNERSLHDIQREWHGTLKSYAIGFIGSIILTVISFFMTSAKILSGRFLAYTLVGLALIQAVIQLRYFLHLGQETKPRWETIIFYFMFLVLLIIALGSLWIMYDLNDRVMSDMAMGMTHD, from the coding sequence ATGCACAATGAACGTAGTTTGCATGACATTCAAAGAGAATGGCACGGAACTTTAAAATCATATGCGATTGGATTCATCGGCTCTATCATACTTACAGTCATCTCTTTTTTTATGACTAGCGCTAAAATCCTTTCTGGTCGCTTTCTTGCTTATACACTAGTGGGATTAGCCCTTATCCAAGCTGTTATTCAATTGCGCTACTTTTTGCATCTTGGGCAAGAAACGAAACCACGTTGGGAAACCATCATTTTCTACTTTATGTTTTTAGTCTTACTAATTATCGCTCTGGGATCCTTGTGGATCATGTACGATTTAAATGATCGCGTTATGTCAGATATGGCAATGGGAATGACTCATGATTAA
- a CDS encoding GNAT family N-acetyltransferase — protein sequence MSDFSISKATFEEMKFIISQAKAENWNPGLYDATPFYQTDPDGFFIGTIEGDIIGCISAVAYDATFGFIGFYIVLPPYRNQGYGIQLWKHAMHYLGNRSIGLDGVITQQENYKKSGFQFYYKNIRFEGVKPYPIATHLVDLHQMPFEKILEYDACIWGIKRKKFLQEWIQMPNAASLTKMHQNQVKGYGVIRQCYNGYKIGPLFADNLEIALEIYYGLCRFADNAPVFLDVPEINLEALKLAEKVHLHPVFETARMYNKHPPKQLIEKTFGVTTFELG from the coding sequence ATGTCTGATTTTTCCATTTCAAAAGCAACATTTGAGGAGATGAAATTTATCATCTCTCAAGCAAAAGCCGAAAATTGGAATCCGGGTTTATACGACGCGACACCTTTTTATCAAACTGATCCAGATGGTTTTTTTATTGGCACGATTGAAGGAGATATCATAGGCTGCATATCCGCTGTCGCCTATGACGCCACGTTCGGCTTTATCGGTTTCTATATCGTCCTTCCTCCATATCGAAATCAAGGATACGGCATTCAACTTTGGAAGCACGCCATGCACTATTTAGGAAATCGTTCTATCGGTTTAGATGGTGTCATTACCCAACAAGAAAACTATAAAAAATCAGGATTTCAATTTTACTATAAAAATATTCGTTTTGAGGGAGTTAAACCATATCCAATTGCCACACATTTGGTTGATCTCCATCAGATGCCCTTTGAAAAGATTTTGGAATATGACGCATGTATATGGGGTATAAAAAGAAAAAAATTTCTTCAAGAATGGATCCAGATGCCAAATGCTGCCTCTTTGACAAAGATGCATCAAAATCAAGTGAAAGGATATGGAGTTATTCGCCAATGTTATAATGGTTATAAAATCGGCCCTTTATTTGCAGACAATTTAGAAATTGCCTTGGAAATTTATTATGGGCTTTGCCGTTTTGCTGACAACGCCCCCGTTTTTCTGGATGTCCCTGAAATCAATCTCGAAGCTCTTAAATTGGCAGAAAAAGTCCATCTGCATCCGGTTTTTGAAACAGCAAGGATGTACAACAAACACCCCCCCAAACAGCTGATTGAAAAAACATTTGGGGTCACAACCTTTGAACTCGGCTAA
- the cyoC gene encoding cytochrome o ubiquinol oxidase subunit III translates to MIKSLFHSAEFEHETYSRTVLGFWIYLMTDCILFTSLFTTYAVLHTETFGGPSSRDLFSLSTAFSETMILLSSSVTCGLAMLSSLQNKKNHVIGWLIVTFLLGASFIALELHEFASLVHEGNSWQRSAFLSSFFTLVGTHGLHVSIGLIWMLVMILQLYFHDITTTTFRRLVIFSMYWHFLDLVWIFIFTFVYLLGVI, encoded by the coding sequence ATGATTAAATCTCTCTTTCACTCGGCAGAATTTGAACATGAAACCTATTCCAGAACCGTTTTAGGGTTTTGGATATACTTAATGACCGACTGCATATTGTTTACATCACTTTTTACGACTTATGCAGTCCTTCACACTGAAACCTTTGGCGGTCCCTCTTCACGCGATCTATTTAGCCTCTCAACAGCGTTCAGTGAAACAATGATTCTTTTAAGCAGTAGTGTGACGTGTGGATTAGCCATGCTATCCTCTTTGCAAAATAAGAAAAATCATGTGATTGGCTGGCTAATCGTGACGTTCTTGCTAGGGGCGTCATTTATTGCCCTAGAATTACACGAATTTGCGAGTTTGGTGCATGAAGGCAATAGCTGGCAAAGAAGTGCCTTTTTATCGTCTTTCTTCACTCTGGTAGGAACGCATGGACTTCACGTTTCCATTGGTCTTATCTGGATGCTCGTGATGATCTTGCAACTCTATTTCCATGATATCACCACCACAACCTTTAGACGCCTTGTGATTTTTAGCATGTACTGGCATTTCTTAGATCTAGTGTGGATTTTCATTTTTACATTTGTCTACTTACTGGGAGTCATTTAA
- the cyoA gene encoding ubiquinol oxidase subunit II, producing the protein MTPGKRFVPFLLVFSSIILFLFLIMQPLTILQYRDSIAVLFPKGIIALEERNLLLIIQAIMLLVIIPVYVLTFIFSWKYRANNLKAKYDPDFDDNRLAEYLWWGIPLFFTLIIGVLTWVKTYELDPLRPLESDKKPITIQVVALQWKWLFIYPEEKIASLNFLQIPEQIPIHFEITADAPMNSFWIPHLGGQIYAMPKMKTQLHLIANATGDFRGSSANISGEGFAGMHFITRASSEEDYHKWVESVKQSSNVLNLDEYNKLAAPSSNVPPEIYQLKDDNLFEQVLMKYMHPKGD; encoded by the coding sequence ATGACTCCAGGGAAAAGATTCGTACCTTTTTTGCTCGTTTTCTCCAGCATCATCTTGTTTCTATTCTTGATAATGCAGCCTTTAACAATCTTGCAGTACCGGGATAGCATTGCGGTTTTATTTCCTAAGGGGATTATTGCTTTAGAGGAGCGCAATCTGCTTTTGATCATTCAAGCAATCATGCTTCTGGTAATTATTCCCGTATACGTTTTGACATTCATTTTTTCGTGGAAATACCGTGCCAATAATCTCAAGGCAAAATACGACCCAGACTTTGACGACAACCGATTAGCCGAATATCTTTGGTGGGGAATTCCTCTTTTTTTTACGCTGATCATCGGAGTTTTGACTTGGGTCAAAACATACGAACTTGACCCCTTAAGACCACTTGAATCAGACAAAAAACCCATCACGATTCAGGTTGTTGCCTTACAATGGAAATGGTTATTCATTTATCCGGAAGAGAAAATTGCCAGTTTAAATTTTCTGCAAATTCCTGAGCAAATTCCAATTCATTTTGAAATCACAGCTGATGCTCCCATGAACTCATTTTGGATTCCTCATCTGGGTGGACAAATCTATGCGATGCCTAAAATGAAAACGCAACTGCATCTCATTGCAAATGCTACAGGAGACTTTAGAGGGTCTTCTGCCAATATCAGTGGGGAGGGTTTTGCTGGAATGCATTTCATCACCCGAGCATCTTCCGAAGAGGATTATCACAAGTGGGTAGAGTCAGTAAAACAGTCCTCAAATGTCTTAAATTTAGATGAATATAACAAATTAGCAGCTCCAAGTAGCAATGTCCCACCCGAAATATACCAATTGAAAGACGATAACTTGTTTGAACAAGTTCTCATGAAATACATGCATCCAAAGGGAGATTAA
- the cyoE gene encoding heme o synthase, producing MINYYLLTKPKIVLGNLVTLAAGFLLASKGTIDFLLFFETLFGLSLIMASACVFNNYIDRQMDKKMERTKNRALVTGLISPRNALLFATLLEILGTATLYFFTNLLTVYVAAFGFFVYVILYSLWKRHTIYGTAIGSVAGAIPPVVGYCAVSNHFDMGATILFTLLVLWQMPHFFAIALYHFDDYSAAGIPVLPIVKGISRTKIHMIIYVISFVLAAVMLTFFNYTGYIYLAVTTLVGLAWIWLSMQGFKNQNDQLWGKKMYQLSLLMIISLCLVIPFDIVS from the coding sequence ATGATTAATTACTATTTATTAACTAAGCCAAAAATTGTCTTAGGGAACCTTGTCACGCTTGCTGCTGGTTTTTTGCTAGCATCAAAAGGAACAATCGACTTCTTGCTCTTCTTTGAAACTCTTTTTGGACTTTCTCTCATTATGGCATCCGCATGTGTGTTTAATAATTACATCGATCGCCAAATGGATAAAAAAATGGAACGTACAAAGAACCGAGCCCTTGTAACGGGCCTTATTTCCCCCCGCAATGCCCTCCTTTTTGCAACCCTACTCGAAATTCTGGGGACAGCCACCCTCTATTTCTTTACGAATCTCTTAACGGTGTATGTGGCTGCATTCGGATTCTTTGTATATGTCATTCTCTATAGCCTTTGGAAACGCCACACTATTTATGGAACAGCCATTGGAAGTGTCGCTGGAGCGATACCGCCTGTGGTTGGATATTGTGCCGTTAGCAACCATTTCGATATGGGAGCAACCATTCTTTTCACTTTGTTGGTGTTATGGCAAATGCCCCATTTTTTTGCGATCGCCCTCTATCACTTTGATGATTATTCCGCAGCAGGGATTCCTGTTCTCCCCATTGTAAAAGGAATTTCTAGAACAAAGATCCATATGATCATCTATGTCATTAGTTTTGTATTGGCAGCTGTGATGCTTACCTTTTTCAACTATACAGGGTACATCTATCTAGCAGTGACCACATTAGTAGGTCTTGCTTGGATTTGGCTTAGTATGCAAGGTTTTAAAAACCAAAATGATCAGTTATGGGGGAAAAAGATGTACCAACTTTCCTTGCTCATGATTATCTCACTATGTCTTGTGATCCCTTTTGATATTGTCTCTTAG
- a CDS encoding DUF6176 family protein gives MVKGLCIKTKLKKDHIEEIRHWFRDLNERMDEVLESLENEKIFVESAFLDMQGDDLYLIYYIKAEDIAYAYRVFEHSVLQIDVDYKACWRKYCEGRVVLETLLDVDRFSKL, from the coding sequence ATGGTGAAAGGTCTATGCATTAAGACAAAATTAAAAAAAGACCATATCGAAGAAATTCGTCATTGGTTTCGCGATTTGAACGAGCGCATGGATGAAGTCTTAGAGTCTTTAGAAAATGAAAAGATTTTTGTCGAATCTGCTTTTTTGGATATGCAAGGGGATGATTTGTATTTAATCTACTACATCAAAGCGGAAGATATTGCATACGCTTATCGAGTATTTGAGCACTCTGTCTTGCAAATCGATGTCGATTACAAAGCTTGTTGGCGCAAATATTGTGAGGGACGCGTTGTTTTGGAAACACTTTTAGATGTGGATCGATTCTCTAAGCTTTAG
- the cyoB gene encoding cytochrome o ubiquinol oxidase subunit I, with product MFGRLTLEAFHHEASQNAAVFGMIVSGIGIIAAITYTKSWKWLWDEWLTSVDPKRIGLMYIIVALLMFCKGFADALMMRLQQALSVGDAHGFISPEHFQEVFSSHGTTMIFFVGMGVVFGLLNLVIPLQIGARDVAFPFLNALSFWLFASGAMLTLVSLAIGKFSSAGWLAYPPLSGIEYSPDEGIDYWIWVVQISGVGTTLSGVNFLVTILTMRCPGMTFMKMPIFTWSALCSVVLVIFAFPILTATLAMLTLDRYLGMHFFTAGNGGNPMMYVNLIWAWGHPEVYILILPAFGIFSEVVPTFSEKRLFGYVSMVWALIFIAFLSFIVWLHHFFTMGASPKVNAFFAIMTMLIAIPTGVKIFNWLFTKFRGRVHFTSPMLWFFAFVLNFSVGGMTGILLSSPPVDFQVHNSLFLIAHFHGMVIGGLLFGFFSGFTYWFPKFTGFFLSETLNRYAFWCWFTGFLLAFMPLYMLGFMGATRRLDHYEASTGWHPLFVTVGIGALVILCGICIQIYGLFKSIAERKTNRDKTGDPWNGRTLEWSIPSPPPIYNFAITPRVNHRDPLWAIKRGEAPPQEKDYEDIYLPKNTPMGLYIGVLSLIFGFAMTWYISWLAIASLIGIVACVITRLSSEDEHEVITAAQVKQMEDAHLRELNAV from the coding sequence ATGTTTGGTAGATTAACCCTGGAGGCCTTTCATCACGAAGCAAGCCAAAACGCGGCCGTTTTTGGCATGATTGTGTCAGGCATCGGAATTATAGCCGCTATTACCTACACCAAAAGTTGGAAATGGCTTTGGGATGAATGGCTCACATCCGTCGATCCCAAAAGAATTGGTCTAATGTACATCATTGTGGCCTTGCTTATGTTCTGTAAAGGATTTGCAGATGCCCTGATGATGCGTTTGCAACAGGCTCTTTCAGTAGGAGATGCACATGGTTTCATCTCTCCTGAACACTTTCAGGAAGTTTTCTCTTCACATGGCACAACCATGATATTCTTTGTAGGAATGGGCGTTGTCTTTGGACTTCTGAATCTTGTAATTCCGCTTCAAATTGGAGCTAGGGATGTCGCTTTTCCCTTTTTGAATGCTTTAAGTTTTTGGCTCTTTGCTTCTGGAGCAATGTTAACACTTGTTTCATTGGCCATTGGAAAATTTTCATCAGCTGGTTGGCTTGCCTATCCGCCTCTATCCGGAATTGAATATAGTCCTGATGAAGGGATCGATTACTGGATTTGGGTAGTCCAAATATCGGGTGTCGGAACAACCCTTTCGGGTGTGAATTTTCTAGTGACCATTTTAACAATGCGTTGCCCGGGCATGACTTTCATGAAAATGCCAATCTTTACCTGGAGCGCCCTATGCTCCGTAGTATTGGTGATATTCGCATTCCCCATTTTGACCGCAACGCTTGCCATGCTGACATTGGATCGTTACCTTGGCATGCACTTTTTCACGGCTGGAAATGGGGGAAATCCAATGATGTACGTGAACTTGATCTGGGCTTGGGGTCATCCAGAAGTATATATATTGATTTTACCTGCCTTTGGAATATTCTCAGAAGTGGTACCTACATTTTCTGAAAAGCGGTTATTCGGTTATGTCTCCATGGTATGGGCGCTCATTTTTATCGCATTCCTTTCTTTCATCGTATGGTTGCATCACTTCTTTACAATGGGAGCTAGCCCCAAGGTGAATGCCTTTTTTGCCATCATGACTATGCTGATTGCGATTCCGACGGGTGTAAAAATTTTCAATTGGCTATTCACCAAATTTAGAGGACGCGTACATTTCACTTCTCCGATGCTATGGTTTTTCGCTTTTGTATTAAACTTTAGTGTGGGTGGAATGACGGGTATTTTGCTTTCTTCTCCACCTGTTGACTTCCAGGTCCATAACAGCCTGTTCTTAATTGCACATTTCCACGGAATGGTCATTGGAGGTCTCCTCTTTGGATTCTTTTCAGGCTTTACCTACTGGTTTCCAAAATTTACAGGCTTTTTCCTGAGCGAAACCTTAAATCGTTATGCTTTTTGGTGCTGGTTTACGGGATTCCTGCTCGCTTTTATGCCTCTATACATGCTAGGTTTTATGGGTGCAACAAGACGCTTAGACCACTATGAAGCCTCGACTGGATGGCACCCTCTTTTTGTCACTGTGGGCATAGGCGCTTTAGTCATCCTATGTGGAATCTGCATTCAAATTTATGGATTATTCAAAAGCATTGCTGAGCGCAAAACAAATCGGGATAAAACGGGTGATCCATGGAATGGCCGCACACTCGAGTGGTCCATTCCCTCCCCTCCTCCGATCTACAATTTTGCAATTACCCCTCGAGTCAATCACCGTGATCCGTTGTGGGCAATCAAGAGAGGAGAGGCACCTCCTCAAGAAAAAGATTATGAAGATATCTATTTGCCAAAAAACACTCCTATGGGCCTTTATATAGGCGTTTTGAGTCTTATTTTTGGCTTCGCCATGACTTGGTATATCTCGTGGCTTGCCATTGCTAGCTTAATTGGAATTGTGGCGTGTGTCATCACGCGCCTTTCTAGCGAGGATGAGCATGAAGTAATCACGGCTGCTCAAGTTAAGCAAATGGAAGATGCACATCTCAGGGAGTTGAATGCGGTATGA